TACTATCGACAGCTGGAATTTGATGCGATTGGATATGATTTCGAGCCGCAATTGCGATTGGAGTTGAATGGGTTCATGGGACAAATGTTCCGCCAGCGCTGCCACGGAAGTCTACTGCGCCTCACGCCGCAAAAGGCCCACAACCCGAACTTGCTGACCCGTCTGCTGGTCACGGAGGTGGACAAACTGATGGTGGAGCTGCGCTGTAGGATAAGGGGCGTTAATGTGGACTACTTTGATGTGCGGAAGTTCGACATGGTGAACCTTCTGGTGGACCCCGCGTCCGTGGCCAATCGCCAGCGCCTGATGCAATCCGGAAAAAGCATGCAGAGCACGAGGGAGCTGTTCCAGTGGTTGGTCAATGATTTTAGCACCATAAGAGCCCGCGGGATGGGCGATGACTACCTTGATTTTGAGTTTATATTCCGCGATTCGCAACAGAACCAACATAAGATCCACCTGGCCATATTTCAGATCTATGGTAGTGAGCTACGACCGGATGTGGCAGAGTTCTTCAAGACCATACACCTGGGCAGGCAGGGCAAGAGCACTCTGCTCAATGACTGCCTCAAGGAGTCCTTTGATGCCAAATGCCCCATCCCGGCAGTGGTTATGTTTGAACTGCCCATGGCCCTTGAACTCGGCGATACAAGGCGTAAAATTTTAAAGCTGGCCGATTCCGCCTACAACTCCTTAACGAAATACCAAAAGCCGACAGTGCCACTATTAAAGCCTGAACCCAAGCCCACGTCCCATAGTTCCACTAGTCTGGGTCAAATCAAATCTGGGTCTGGGTCACGTAACTCGGTCAAATCGGTACCAGACGTTTCTCTTTTTCACTGGCGGCGTACCGCCAAGTTCTCGGAGGAGGACTACAATGGACTGGCCTACTGGTACGGCCGCATCGACTCCAAGTTCACGGAGCTTAAGCTCGCCATGGAACAGCACTTCAAGACCCTTTATAAGAAGAAGCTAAGCGACATCTGCAGTGAGTTGCGATCCATTCAAGAGGACATGACTTCCGGACGTCAGGATGACCAATGCGGTGGTGATGGAGAGCGAACGCAGAGGGACTCCGATGATGGCGAACCTTCCCGGGAGACTTATGAGGAGTTACTCAAAACGTTTCAAAAACTAGCCGGTGATGCCGCTAAAACGGGCTATGCCTCCACCCTGAAGGTTTATGTCAGTACAAAGAACTACGAGCTATCCGAGGCGGAGAAAAAGCTCAAGCAGCAGGAAATAGAGAACCTGCGGCTCAGCTTGATTCAGTTCATCACTGCCCAGGATTCGAAAAATTCCGAGGAATAGCAGTTTATGTAGATGGCACTGGAGCTAGATCTCCAGCATCATCTTCATAAACTTGTATTCCTGATGTGAGACAAAAACCAAGAAATGTTTACTTAATCGTTCTTATTTTCAGATAGACAGAGGTTTCGTAAGGGtatacatataatataatatacatttatatataaatacaatattattgtCAACAATATGTTTCATAGTAGTTAAACGATTCCCCAGCTGCGGCTCCATATAATGTGTAACAGTTAAATAGTTGAATGCTAAATAggcaataatatttttatacgaATAACACCTGGAGCTACTTGCTCCGTTAATGCCAAACACtcaaagcaacaacaactaatCAATGTTGAAATCAATTCTAGGTCAAATGGTTAATTAATTAGACAACGATTTCCATTTAGtgttattttcaatattttcgtATTAATATGTATGTTGGCAATGTTCCTGTTCTCGTTCAacaactttaaagcgtttctCTTGTTGGATATGTGCATTGGGCGATGGTCTGTGGGTTTCGTGGGGCCATAGGGTAGCTTCAGGATTCATCCCGGATTTGTACGCGTGGCAGTTGTTCCAGGAAGGACTGTCTGTGATGCACAAATGAAACCATGCCGCCAAAGTGCGCGGCGAACTGAGTATCCTAAATTATACTTTAACTTACaccaaatgaaaaaaatcgcTGTGCCACTTAAGCTACACttaataaaatcaatgaaaAAATCAGATGTGtattaaaatattcataaactCTAATTGTGAACTTTAGCTGTGTTGTCCTTTCTTTTGGGTATGCTTAAATCCctatatatgtttataattttagtcCAAAGCTGCGCCTAGAGCAGGTTTCTAAAATGCGAAAATGTGTGAAATgctttcgattttttaaagtaatttatCATTAAAGTTTCACAGTTGTTTTATG
The Drosophila bipectinata strain 14024-0381.07 chromosome 3R, DbipHiC1v2, whole genome shotgun sequence DNA segment above includes these coding regions:
- the LOC108120314 gene encoding uncharacterized protein; the encoded protein is MSNISALKKIHRVLVCLSDTKRLNYVEENHLNGEIKVLDNNTMLVRMPNASIKMESIADSPRYYRQLEFDAIGYDFEPQLRLELNGFMGQMFRQRCHGSLLRLTPQKAHNPNLLTRLLVTEVDKLMVELRCRIRGVNVDYFDVRKFDMVNLLVDPASVANRQRLMQSGKSMQSTRELFQWLVNDFSTIRARGMGDDYLDFEFIFRDSQQNQHKIHLAIFQIYGSELRPDVAEFFKTIHLGRQGKSTLLNDCLKESFDAKCPIPAVVMFELPMALELGDTRRKILKLADSAYNSLTKYQKPTVPLLKPEPKPTSHSSTSLGQIKSGSGSRNSVKSVPDVSLFHWRRTAKFSEEDYNGLAYWYGRIDSKFTELKLAMEQHFKTLYKKKLSDICSELRSIQEDMTSGRQDDQCGGDGERTQRDSDDGEPSRETYEELLKTFQKLAGDAAKTGYASTLKVYVSTKNYELSEAEKKLKQQEIENLRLSLIQFITAQDSKNSEE